Proteins co-encoded in one Pyxidicoccus xibeiensis genomic window:
- a CDS encoding GtrA family protein translates to MLENLMAWLTGNLSPSARIWTALAPAILACVYFLGGLLLFCIRCAFKGIPRDEETLKRGNNGLVGYFLRHYFFWVIQPLWAVILRSGLPANALSMLSGLLGISAGVALAAGRFALGGWLFLAAGILDVMDGRIARTRKEANPAGAALDSVLDRYVDSAMLMGLAWYYRDTWVLLPALMALLGSSLVPYVRAKGEGLGVSVRDGAMQRLERVLFLGVGTALSPILEAVFWPEEKHPMHWLAVVGLVFVAIMSNFTAISRFRNLVKALAPKRQEARSGKAILSFNAVAGAVATAVDFALVLVLVEWAGLLPAWATVVGSMLGAVVNYSINRVITFKSTGAVGRQFARYAVVSGTSALLNAGGVALLTLHPQLAYALGWWLVRGVVYFAWNLPLQRDYVFNDNNASPDALMEQRPHAA, encoded by the coding sequence GTGCTTGAGAACCTGATGGCCTGGCTGACCGGAAACCTGTCTCCGTCCGCCCGCATCTGGACGGCGCTGGCGCCGGCCATCCTCGCGTGTGTCTACTTCCTGGGAGGGCTGCTGCTCTTCTGCATCCGGTGTGCCTTCAAGGGCATTCCCCGGGACGAGGAGACGCTCAAGCGCGGCAACAACGGGCTGGTGGGCTACTTCCTGCGCCACTACTTCTTCTGGGTCATCCAGCCGCTGTGGGCGGTGATTCTGCGCTCGGGGCTGCCGGCCAACGCGCTGTCCATGCTGTCGGGCCTGCTGGGCATCTCCGCCGGTGTGGCGCTGGCCGCGGGCCGCTTCGCGCTGGGCGGCTGGCTCTTCCTGGCCGCGGGAATCCTGGACGTCATGGACGGGCGCATCGCCCGCACGCGCAAGGAGGCCAACCCGGCCGGCGCGGCGCTGGACTCGGTGCTGGACCGCTACGTCGACTCGGCGATGCTGATGGGCCTGGCCTGGTACTACCGGGACACCTGGGTGCTGCTGCCGGCGCTGATGGCCCTGCTGGGCTCGTCGCTGGTGCCGTACGTGCGCGCCAAGGGCGAGGGCCTGGGCGTCAGCGTCCGCGACGGCGCCATGCAGCGGCTGGAGCGGGTGCTCTTCCTGGGCGTGGGCACGGCGCTGTCGCCCATCCTCGAGGCCGTCTTCTGGCCGGAGGAGAAGCACCCCATGCACTGGCTGGCGGTGGTGGGCCTCGTCTTCGTGGCCATCATGAGCAACTTCACGGCCATCTCCCGCTTCCGGAACCTGGTGAAGGCGCTGGCCCCCAAGCGGCAGGAGGCGCGCTCGGGCAAGGCGATTCTGTCCTTCAACGCGGTGGCGGGCGCGGTGGCCACAGCGGTGGACTTCGCGCTGGTGCTGGTGCTGGTGGAGTGGGCGGGCCTGCTGCCCGCCTGGGCCACGGTGGTGGGCTCCATGCTGGGCGCGGTGGTGAACTACTCCATCAACCGGGTCATCACCTTCAAGAGCACGGGCGCGGTGGGACGGCAGTTCGCGCGCTACGCGGTGGTGAGCGGGACGAGCGCCCTGCTCAACGCGGGCGGCGTGGCGCTGCTCACGCTGCACCCGCAGCTGGCCTATGCGCTGGGTTGGTGGCTGGTGCGCGGCGTCGTGTATTTCGCGTGGAATCTGCCCCTGCAGCGCGATTACGTCTTCAACGACAACAACGCCTCGCCGGATGCGCTCATGGAGCAGCGCCCACATGCTGCGTGA
- a CDS encoding inositol-3-phosphate synthase has protein sequence MENKRSVSKPEGKLAVLVPGLGAVSTTLMAGVELARQGKGQPIGSLTQMGTARLGKRTDGRTVKLNELVPLAELKDVVFGAWDIISEDAYQVAVRSGVLNDKHLEQVKPFLQGIKPKKGVHDAEFVRRIEANHTKTTKTHRESIEALRQDIRDFKKELNAKRAVMVVCSSVETFRPLPESFKTLAAFEKALDENSPDINPTALYTYAALKEGVPFANATPNASVDTPALQELAKLEGIPVAGRDLKSGQTMMKTVIAPALKARMLGLEGWFSTNILGNRDGEVLDDPAAFKAKEVTKSSVLDTILQPEMYPELYSKYAHKVSIHYYPPRGDAKEGWDNIDITGWLGYPMQIKINFLCRDSILAAPLVLDIALFLDLAKRLEWRGIQEWMSFYFKSPMAMPGLPVEHDLFIQLTKLKNTLRVVAGEEPITHLGLDYYGDDLPIAK, from the coding sequence ATGGAAAACAAGAGGTCGGTCTCGAAGCCTGAGGGGAAGCTGGCGGTGCTGGTACCTGGGCTCGGCGCGGTGTCCACGACGCTGATGGCGGGCGTGGAGCTGGCGCGCCAGGGCAAGGGTCAGCCCATCGGCTCCCTGACGCAGATGGGCACGGCGCGCCTGGGCAAGCGCACCGACGGCCGGACCGTGAAGCTGAACGAGCTGGTGCCGCTGGCGGAGCTGAAGGACGTCGTCTTCGGCGCGTGGGACATCATCAGCGAGGACGCGTACCAGGTGGCGGTGCGCTCCGGCGTGCTCAACGACAAGCACCTGGAGCAGGTGAAGCCCTTCCTCCAGGGCATCAAGCCGAAGAAGGGCGTGCACGACGCGGAGTTCGTCCGCCGCATCGAGGCCAACCACACCAAGACCACCAAGACGCACCGCGAGAGCATCGAGGCGCTGCGCCAGGACATCCGCGACTTCAAGAAGGAGCTCAACGCGAAGCGCGCCGTCATGGTGGTGTGCAGCAGCGTGGAGACCTTCCGCCCGCTGCCCGAGTCCTTCAAGACGCTGGCCGCCTTCGAGAAGGCGCTCGACGAGAACAGCCCGGACATCAACCCCACCGCGCTCTACACCTACGCGGCCCTGAAGGAGGGCGTGCCCTTCGCCAACGCCACGCCCAACGCCAGCGTGGACACGCCCGCGCTGCAGGAGCTGGCGAAGCTGGAGGGCATCCCCGTCGCCGGCCGAGACCTCAAGAGCGGCCAGACGATGATGAAGACGGTCATCGCCCCCGCGCTCAAGGCGCGCATGCTGGGCCTCGAGGGCTGGTTCTCCACCAACATCCTCGGCAACCGCGACGGCGAGGTGCTGGACGACCCCGCGGCCTTCAAGGCGAAGGAGGTCACCAAGTCGAGCGTGCTGGACACCATCCTGCAGCCGGAGATGTACCCGGAGCTGTACAGCAAGTACGCGCACAAGGTGTCCATCCACTACTACCCGCCCCGCGGCGACGCGAAGGAGGGTTGGGACAACATCGACATCACCGGGTGGCTCGGCTACCCGATGCAGATCAAGATCAACTTCCTCTGCCGCGACTCCATCCTCGCCGCGCCGCTCGTGCTGGACATCGCCCTGTTCCTGGACCTGGCGAAGCGGCTGGAGTGGCGGGGCATCCAGGAGTGGATGTCCTTCTACTTCAAGAGCCCCATGGCCATGCCCGGCCTGCCGGTGGAGCACGACCTGTTCATCCAGCTCACCAAGCTGAAGAACACCCTGCGCGTCGTCGCTGGTGAAGAGCCCATCACCCACCTCGGACTCGACTACTACGGGGATGACCTCCCAATCGCCAAGTAG
- a CDS encoding aldo/keto reductase, which yields MRPVPPPAPAQPRPATSRREVLAAGLGGLLLPSLASAQAAQPSPPAKAAPPAKPTPPTKPTPAGDAMLTRSIPSTGEALPVIGLGTWQTFDVGNTPAERGPLAEVLRRFLDSGARLIDSSPMYGRAEEVTGDLLTTLGELKKPFLASKVWTTGSAEGLSQLKASVQRMGRGRMDLMQVHNLVDWRTQLPVLREWKAAGRIRYVGVTHYSRGAFDDLERFIREEKLDFVQLPYSLAQRDAEKRLLPAAAEHGVAVLVMQPFASGSLFQSVRGRKLPEWASEFDCTSWAQFFLKFILGHPAVHCPLPATSKPDHVADNLRAGFGRLPDEKQRARMARALEG from the coding sequence ATGCGCCCGGTCCCTCCCCCCGCTCCGGCCCAGCCCCGGCCCGCCACGTCCCGCCGTGAAGTGCTCGCCGCGGGCCTCGGAGGCCTGCTGCTCCCCAGCCTCGCCTCGGCCCAGGCCGCACAGCCGTCACCGCCCGCGAAGGCCGCCCCGCCCGCGAAGCCCACGCCCCCCACGAAGCCCACCCCCGCAGGAGACGCGATGCTCACCCGCTCCATCCCCAGCACGGGCGAGGCGCTGCCCGTCATCGGCCTCGGCACCTGGCAGACGTTCGACGTGGGCAACACCCCGGCCGAGCGAGGCCCGCTGGCCGAGGTCCTCCGCCGCTTCCTCGACTCGGGCGCGCGCCTCATCGACTCGTCGCCCATGTACGGCCGTGCGGAGGAAGTCACCGGGGACCTGCTCACCACGCTGGGCGAGCTGAAGAAGCCGTTCCTCGCCTCCAAGGTGTGGACCACCGGCAGCGCCGAGGGCCTGTCGCAGCTGAAGGCCTCCGTGCAGCGCATGGGCCGCGGACGCATGGACCTGATGCAGGTGCACAACCTGGTGGACTGGCGCACCCAGCTGCCCGTGCTGCGCGAGTGGAAGGCCGCTGGCCGCATCCGCTACGTCGGCGTCACCCACTACTCGCGCGGCGCCTTCGATGACCTGGAGCGCTTCATCCGCGAGGAGAAGCTCGACTTCGTGCAGCTGCCCTACTCGCTCGCGCAGCGCGACGCGGAGAAGCGCCTGCTGCCCGCCGCCGCCGAGCACGGGGTCGCCGTGCTCGTCATGCAGCCCTTCGCCAGCGGCTCGCTCTTCCAGAGCGTGCGCGGCCGCAAGCTGCCGGAGTGGGCCTCGGAGTTCGACTGCACCAGCTGGGCGCAGTTCTTCCTCAAGTTCATCCTCGGCCACCCCGCCGTGCACTGCCCGCTGCCGGCCACCAGCAAGCCCGACCACGTCGCCGACAACCTGCGCGCCGGCTTCGGAAGGCTGCCCGACGAGAAGCAGCGCGCACGCATGGCGCGCGCGCTCGAGGGCTGA
- a CDS encoding pyridoxamine 5'-phosphate oxidase family protein — translation MARKTKDTQDVVEHFGDLIKGIKVAMMTTVEEDGSLRSRPMWTYERDFDGELWFFTREHSAKVSEVEHDHHVNLAYSDPTKDRYVSVSGRCRLVHDKQKARELWNPTLKAWFPDGVDDPELALLCVRVERAEYWDTPNSRMVQFAGMVKAVLTGKTYEPGDNQKLDLGDAPLSH, via the coding sequence ATGGCCAGGAAGACCAAGGACACCCAGGACGTCGTCGAGCACTTCGGAGACCTCATCAAGGGCATCAAGGTCGCGATGATGACCACCGTGGAGGAGGACGGCAGCCTGCGCAGCCGTCCCATGTGGACGTACGAGCGCGACTTCGACGGCGAGCTCTGGTTCTTCACCCGCGAGCACTCAGCCAAGGTGAGCGAGGTGGAGCATGACCACCACGTCAACCTCGCGTACTCGGACCCCACCAAGGACCGGTACGTCTCCGTGAGCGGCCGCTGCCGGCTGGTGCATGACAAGCAGAAGGCCCGCGAGCTGTGGAACCCCACCCTCAAGGCCTGGTTCCCCGACGGCGTGGATGATCCGGAGCTCGCCCTGCTGTGCGTCCGCGTGGAGCGGGCCGAGTACTGGGACACCCCCAACAGCCGCATGGTGCAGTTCGCCGGCATGGTGAAGGCCGTCCTCACCGGCAAGACGTACGAGCCCGGCGACAACCAGAAGCTCGACCTGGGTGACGCCCCCCTCTCCCACTGA
- a CDS encoding phosphatase PAP2 family protein → MTSQSPSRATPFTWLVTLLGLGHVALVAYTGRLRWDHVAADALLLGVAWAGPRTRRFLLGGFPLWLTGMLLDSQGLWLFLRGPIHTGDLWELERQWFPAPGGTHWPEWWATRFHPALDLVTGFSYAAYLYEVFAVAIFFFVEKDSRFQRLCWAFLAVNAIGVVVYVLYPAAPPWYILQYGHGPADLTAPPSPAGTARFDALLGISYFAGFYSRNTNVFGAMPSLHAAYPFMVAFYVWNRGWAWRVSTGLFALLVAFSAVYLTHHYILDVLAGMFATLAAVLVVETLFARRTAAAAVPMPVHSRGDTRA, encoded by the coding sequence ATGACCTCCCAATCGCCAAGTAGAGCCACGCCGTTCACGTGGCTCGTCACCCTGCTGGGGTTGGGCCACGTGGCGCTGGTGGCGTACACCGGAAGGCTCCGGTGGGACCATGTCGCGGCGGATGCGCTGCTGCTGGGGGTGGCCTGGGCGGGCCCCCGCACGCGGCGCTTCCTGCTCGGCGGCTTCCCGCTGTGGCTGACTGGCATGCTGCTGGACAGCCAGGGACTCTGGCTGTTCCTGCGCGGGCCCATCCACACGGGGGACTTGTGGGAGCTGGAGCGCCAGTGGTTCCCTGCGCCCGGCGGCACCCACTGGCCCGAGTGGTGGGCCACGCGCTTCCACCCGGCCCTGGACCTGGTGACGGGCTTCTCGTACGCGGCGTACCTGTACGAGGTCTTCGCCGTGGCCATCTTCTTCTTCGTGGAGAAGGACTCGCGCTTCCAGCGGCTGTGCTGGGCCTTCCTGGCGGTGAACGCCATTGGCGTCGTCGTCTACGTGCTCTATCCGGCCGCGCCCCCCTGGTACATCCTCCAGTACGGCCACGGCCCGGCGGACCTCACCGCGCCCCCCAGCCCGGCGGGCACCGCGCGCTTCGACGCCCTGTTGGGAATCAGCTACTTCGCCGGCTTCTACTCGCGCAACACCAACGTGTTCGGCGCCATGCCGTCGCTGCACGCCGCCTACCCGTTCATGGTGGCGTTCTACGTCTGGAATCGCGGCTGGGCCTGGCGCGTGTCCACGGGGCTGTTCGCCCTGCTCGTCGCCTTCTCCGCCGTCTACCTGACGCACCACTACATCCTGGACGTGCTCGCCGGCATGTTCGCCACCCTGGCGGCCGTGCTGGTGGTCGAGACCCTGTTCGCGCGTCGCACGGCGGCGGCGGCCGTCCCAATGCCCGTGCATTCCAGAGGAGACACCCGTGCTTGA
- a CDS encoding response regulator, with translation MNAQRLQVLLVDDEEPVLVTTAAVLSEDFSVHTARDAGAALRMLAHQHFDVVCTDFHMPGKNGIELLREATVLHPHLAGVLVTGYREYLDRKDQQQAQTLFYLVLKPYQPQDLISMIRRAAEASRLKREMNLITSGLAERKRGAR, from the coding sequence ATGAATGCCCAGCGCCTCCAGGTGCTGCTGGTGGACGACGAGGAGCCTGTCCTCGTCACCACCGCGGCCGTGCTTTCCGAAGACTTCTCGGTCCACACCGCTCGTGATGCGGGCGCCGCGCTGCGGATGCTGGCCCACCAGCACTTCGACGTCGTCTGCACCGACTTCCACATGCCGGGCAAGAACGGCATCGAGCTGCTGCGCGAGGCGACGGTGCTGCACCCGCACCTCGCCGGCGTGCTCGTCACCGGCTACCGCGAGTACCTGGACCGTAAGGACCAGCAGCAGGCCCAGACGCTCTTCTACCTGGTCCTCAAGCCCTATCAGCCGCAGGACCTCATCTCGATGATCCGCCGCGCGGCGGAGGCCTCACGCCTCAAGCGCGAGATGAACCTCATCACCTCCGGCCTGGCGGAGCGCAAGCGAGGCGCTCGGTGA
- a CDS encoding sensor histidine kinase, with translation MTQSQVEEEGRTSPLLERSELLLREHLARVHCRMDRLLACGMLGQWVFAIVLAWFWSPHGWHGRPSAAHAPFVPTALLVGGALCVLPVALARWRPGAVVTRHVIAVSQVLWSALLVHLTGGRIETHFHVLVSMAILAMYRDPWVLASASFTLAADHLLRGRIWPESIYGVAQPEWWRLLEHGFWIGTFVLLLLFAFRGMMHELREVASRRAELELAREREGAKARELDRALKELSGFQEHLIRVEKLAAVGQLAASVGHELRNPLGAVRNAHAYLSRKLTRDPAGAADDPRVPQFLGVMERELNACAKIISDLLDFARERPPALQPCPLRPLVDEALSVVPQREGVRIINGVPESLPVPNLDKEQFRQVLVNLVQNAVEAMPPGRNGEVSVLAEGGESKPWLVRVVDDGSGIPPDVLPKIFEPLFTTKTRGTGLGLAIVANMVQRHGGTISVRSEAGRGSEFIIELPLSAAAQAA, from the coding sequence ATGACTCAATCGCAGGTGGAGGAAGAAGGCCGCACGTCGCCGCTGCTCGAGCGCTCGGAGCTGCTGCTGCGGGAGCACCTGGCACGGGTGCACTGCCGCATGGACCGGCTGCTCGCGTGCGGCATGCTGGGGCAGTGGGTCTTCGCCATCGTCCTGGCGTGGTTCTGGTCGCCCCACGGCTGGCACGGAAGGCCGAGCGCCGCCCACGCCCCCTTCGTCCCCACCGCCCTCCTCGTGGGTGGGGCCCTCTGTGTCCTCCCCGTGGCGCTGGCGCGCTGGCGCCCCGGCGCGGTGGTCACTCGTCACGTCATCGCGGTGTCGCAGGTGCTCTGGTCCGCGCTGCTGGTCCACCTGACGGGTGGCCGCATCGAGACGCACTTCCACGTGCTCGTCTCCATGGCGATTCTCGCCATGTACCGGGACCCGTGGGTGCTGGCGTCCGCGAGCTTCACCCTCGCCGCGGACCACCTCCTGCGCGGCCGCATCTGGCCGGAGTCCATCTACGGCGTGGCCCAGCCGGAGTGGTGGCGCCTGCTGGAGCACGGCTTCTGGATTGGCACCTTCGTGCTGCTGCTGCTCTTCGCCTTCCGGGGGATGATGCACGAGCTGCGCGAGGTGGCGTCGCGCCGCGCGGAGCTGGAGCTGGCCCGTGAGCGCGAGGGCGCCAAGGCCCGCGAGCTGGACCGGGCGCTGAAGGAGCTGAGCGGCTTCCAGGAGCACCTCATCCGGGTGGAGAAGCTGGCGGCCGTGGGCCAGCTCGCCGCCAGCGTGGGCCACGAGCTGCGCAACCCCCTGGGTGCCGTCCGCAACGCGCACGCCTACCTGTCACGGAAGCTGACCCGGGACCCGGCTGGCGCGGCGGATGATCCCCGCGTCCCCCAGTTCCTGGGCGTCATGGAGCGCGAGCTCAACGCCTGCGCGAAGATCATCTCCGACCTGCTCGACTTCGCCCGCGAGCGCCCCCCCGCCCTCCAGCCCTGCCCGCTGCGGCCGCTGGTGGACGAGGCGCTCAGCGTCGTTCCCCAGCGGGAGGGGGTGCGCATCATCAACGGCGTCCCCGAGTCGCTGCCCGTCCCCAACCTGGACAAGGAGCAGTTCCGGCAGGTCCTGGTGAACCTCGTCCAGAACGCCGTGGAGGCCATGCCTCCGGGCCGGAACGGGGAGGTTTCAGTGCTGGCGGAAGGAGGCGAGTCGAAGCCCTGGCTCGTCCGGGTGGTGGACGACGGTTCGGGCATCCCCCCGGACGTGCTTCCGAAGATTTTCGAGCCCCTGTTCACCACCAAGACGCGGGGAACCGGCTTGGGACTGGCGATTGTCGCCAACATGGTGCAACGTCACGGGGGCACAATCTCTGTGCGCAGCGAAGCGGGTCGGGGCAGCGAGTTCATCATCGAGCTCCCCTTGTCCGCGGCGGCACAGGCCGCGTGA
- a CDS encoding LA_2272 family surface repeat-containing protein, with the protein MKRKVSVCAGVVAAVVAFSAGAEEPKAAVQAPDAEQAPRAPARQEEKAGAVAAPAVDGPGTERVMAAPPLVDAAVGGTVSAGSTAQAAGAPVEAKAEAEAPEVHIPFSLTLVPGLSTSGMHTSNVVNTVAIGLVATHAKRVDGVALAIGANWVSAGLNGAQFAVGANVSRGPVTGGQFSVGGNVAGGDFLGIQSSVGINVVKGRMEGAQLGVGVNTVAGPVSGAQLGVGANIATGGVVGTQLAVGANVATGPVRGLQAAAGINVAGEMSGVQLSSGISYARHLSGGQLSLINVGGQVDGAQVGLVNVAGRVDGAQVGLVNVAGHTEGESVGLLSFVGNGQAHVQVWSSDVSLTNVGVKLGGRHLYTLLTAGFTPSLDGDRRRYTVGVGFGGHIPLDRFYVDIDVVGSSLHSKHWFHDSENQHVLGQLRVMAGWQVARRFAIFAGVTGNTLVTWDGSDRWSEVGGLGPEWTEVSDGGRTVVRTWPGLLAGIQL; encoded by the coding sequence ATGAAGCGCAAGGTCTCGGTATGTGCAGGGGTCGTGGCGGCGGTGGTGGCGTTCTCTGCCGGCGCCGAGGAGCCGAAGGCGGCCGTGCAGGCCCCCGATGCGGAGCAGGCCCCCAGGGCTCCGGCGCGCCAGGAGGAGAAGGCGGGCGCGGTGGCGGCCCCGGCCGTCGACGGCCCCGGCACCGAGCGCGTGATGGCGGCGCCCCCGCTGGTGGACGCAGCGGTGGGCGGCACGGTGAGCGCGGGCTCCACGGCACAGGCCGCTGGCGCTCCGGTGGAGGCGAAGGCGGAGGCGGAGGCGCCGGAGGTCCACATCCCCTTCAGCCTCACGCTGGTGCCGGGGTTGAGCACGTCGGGCATGCACACCAGCAACGTGGTCAACACCGTGGCCATCGGCCTCGTCGCCACGCATGCGAAGCGGGTGGACGGCGTGGCCCTGGCTATCGGCGCCAACTGGGTGAGCGCCGGGCTGAACGGCGCGCAGTTCGCGGTGGGCGCCAACGTGTCGCGCGGGCCGGTGACGGGCGGGCAGTTCTCCGTGGGCGGCAACGTGGCCGGCGGTGACTTCCTCGGCATCCAGTCCTCGGTGGGCATCAACGTGGTGAAGGGGAGGATGGAGGGCGCGCAGCTGGGCGTCGGCGTCAACACGGTGGCGGGCCCGGTGAGTGGCGCGCAGCTGGGCGTGGGCGCCAACATCGCGACGGGCGGCGTGGTGGGCACGCAGCTCGCGGTGGGCGCCAACGTGGCAACGGGGCCGGTGCGCGGGCTCCAGGCGGCGGCGGGCATCAACGTGGCCGGCGAGATGTCCGGCGTGCAGCTGTCCTCGGGCATCAGCTACGCGCGTCACCTCTCTGGCGGGCAGCTCTCCCTCATCAACGTCGGCGGCCAGGTGGACGGCGCGCAGGTGGGGCTCGTCAACGTGGCGGGCCGCGTGGACGGCGCGCAGGTGGGGCTCGTCAACGTGGCGGGCCACACGGAGGGCGAGTCGGTGGGCCTGCTGAGCTTCGTCGGCAATGGCCAGGCGCATGTGCAGGTGTGGAGCAGCGACGTGTCGCTGACGAACGTCGGCGTCAAGCTGGGCGGCCGTCACCTGTACACGCTGCTCACGGCGGGCTTCACGCCGTCGCTGGATGGAGACCGCCGCCGCTACACGGTCGGCGTGGGCTTCGGTGGGCACATCCCGCTGGACCGCTTCTATGTCGACATCGACGTGGTGGGCAGCAGCCTCCACTCGAAGCACTGGTTCCATGATTCGGAGAACCAGCACGTGCTCGGGCAGCTCCGGGTGATGGCCGGCTGGCAGGTGGCCCGGCGCTTCGCCATCTTCGCTGGCGTCACCGGCAACACGCTCGTCACCTGGGACGGCAGCGACCGCTGGTCCGAGGTGGGAGGCCTCGGCCCCGAGTGGACGGAGGTCTCGGACGGCGGCCGCACCGTCGTGCGCACGTGGCCGGGCCTGCTCGCGGGCATCCAGCTCTGA
- the hpf gene encoding ribosome hibernation-promoting factor, HPF/YfiA family, which translates to MKRALQITYRGMETSEALNEHIRDHAEKLEQFFDGIVGCHVVVEEPHRHKQHGKHFHVRVDLSVPGRNIVAARDPEARPGHEDAYQAVTDAFDAARRQLQHYAEALHAHHGN; encoded by the coding sequence ATGAAGCGAGCGCTGCAGATCACCTATCGGGGCATGGAGACCAGTGAAGCCCTGAACGAGCACATCCGCGACCACGCCGAGAAGCTGGAGCAGTTCTTCGACGGAATCGTCGGGTGCCACGTGGTGGTGGAGGAGCCGCACCGGCACAAGCAGCACGGCAAGCACTTCCACGTGCGCGTGGACCTGAGCGTGCCAGGAAGGAACATCGTGGCGGCCAGGGACCCCGAGGCCCGCCCCGGACACGAGGACGCCTACCAGGCGGTGACGGACGCGTTCGACGCCGCACGGCGTCAGCTCCAGCACTACGCGGAGGCGCTGCACGCGCACCACGGAAACTGA
- a CDS encoding zinc-dependent alcohol dehydrogenase family protein codes for MDATMRAMVLRAPGQPLREERLSLPSPGPEELLLRVRACAVCRTDLHVVDGELRHPKLPLVLGHEVVATVVAAGEGVTAFSVGTRVGVPWLGWSCGQCRFCVAGRENLCDQARFTGYHVDGGYAEFMVAHQRFCFPLPSGYSDVQAAPLLCAGLIGFRSLRLAGEAERLGLYGFGAAAHLVTQVARYRKRRVFAFTHPGDDRVQRFARELGAEWAGGSDMLPPEPLDAAILFAPVGALVPAALRAVDRGGVVVCGGIHMSDIPAFPYSLLWEERVVRSVANLTRADALDFLALAPSVPVRTEVQVFPLSAANEALAALREGHVRGAAVLDVDAEG; via the coding sequence GTGGACGCGACCATGCGGGCGATGGTGCTGCGAGCACCCGGGCAGCCACTGCGAGAGGAGCGGCTGTCCCTCCCGAGCCCGGGCCCCGAGGAGCTGCTGCTGCGGGTGCGGGCCTGTGCCGTGTGCCGCACGGACCTGCACGTGGTGGACGGGGAGCTGCGCCACCCGAAGCTCCCGCTGGTGCTGGGCCACGAAGTCGTCGCCACGGTGGTGGCCGCGGGGGAGGGCGTGACGGCCTTCTCCGTGGGCACGCGGGTGGGAGTGCCATGGCTCGGCTGGAGCTGTGGCCAGTGCCGCTTCTGCGTCGCCGGGCGGGAGAACCTGTGCGACCAGGCGCGCTTCACCGGCTACCACGTGGACGGCGGCTATGCCGAGTTCATGGTGGCGCACCAGCGCTTCTGCTTCCCCCTTCCCTCCGGCTACTCCGACGTCCAGGCCGCGCCGCTGCTGTGCGCGGGGCTCATCGGCTTCCGGAGCCTGCGCCTCGCGGGCGAGGCCGAGCGGCTGGGCCTGTACGGCTTCGGTGCCGCGGCGCACCTGGTGACGCAGGTGGCGCGCTACCGGAAGCGGCGCGTCTTCGCCTTCACGCATCCTGGCGATGACCGGGTCCAGCGGTTCGCGAGGGAGCTGGGCGCGGAGTGGGCGGGAGGCTCGGACATGCTGCCGCCGGAGCCGCTGGACGCGGCCATCCTCTTCGCTCCCGTGGGCGCGCTGGTGCCCGCCGCGCTGCGCGCCGTGGACCGGGGCGGCGTGGTGGTGTGCGGCGGCATCCACATGAGTGACATCCCCGCGTTTCCGTATTCGCTCCTCTGGGAGGAGCGGGTGGTGCGCTCGGTGGCCAACCTCACGCGCGCGGACGCGCTGGACTTCCTCGCGCTCGCGCCCAGCGTGCCGGTGCGCACCGAGGTGCAGGTGTTTCCGCTGTCCGCCGCCAACGAGGCCCTGGCGGCCCTGCGAGAGGGCCACGTGCGCGGCGCCGCGGTGCTCGACGTGGACGCGGAGGGCTGA
- a CDS encoding DUF1360 domain-containing protein, with the protein MKAPQETGLFAGYDEAHHPLGSYAVLMSAYGVSVAGFLGWTARGRRPRLPERWDLGDVALYGVATHSLTRLLGKDRVTSVLRAPFVRFQEDSTAGEVEETSRGTGMQKALGQLLGCPFCLGPWVAAGFMAAHAVAPRQARWLGTVFALSAASSFLHRAYEWLGSGLHRARAEERAMKAHADREEGVQFPSAAGEAVEPGRAPIPAPS; encoded by the coding sequence ATGAAGGCTCCGCAGGAGACCGGCCTGTTCGCCGGATATGACGAAGCGCATCACCCCCTGGGCTCCTACGCGGTGCTCATGAGCGCCTACGGCGTGTCCGTGGCGGGCTTCCTCGGGTGGACCGCGCGAGGCCGGCGCCCGCGCCTGCCGGAGCGGTGGGACCTGGGCGACGTCGCGCTGTACGGCGTGGCCACGCACTCGCTGACTCGGCTGCTGGGAAAGGACCGGGTGACGAGCGTCCTGCGCGCGCCGTTCGTCCGCTTCCAGGAGGACTCGACGGCGGGTGAGGTGGAGGAGACCTCACGCGGCACGGGGATGCAGAAGGCGCTGGGGCAGCTGTTGGGCTGTCCCTTCTGCCTGGGCCCGTGGGTGGCCGCGGGCTTCATGGCCGCGCATGCCGTGGCGCCGCGCCAGGCGCGGTGGCTGGGCACGGTGTTCGCCCTGTCCGCCGCGTCGTCCTTCCTGCACCGGGCCTATGAGTGGCTCGGCTCGGGACTGCACCGCGCCCGCGCGGAGGAACGGGCGATGAAGGCGCATGCCGACCGTGAGGAGGGGGTGCAGTTCCCCAGCGCCGCGGGTGAAGCCGTGGAGCCGGGCCGCGCCCCCATCCCCGCACCGAGCTGA